One Ignavibacteriota bacterium genomic window carries:
- a CDS encoding biotin transporter BioY: MQFFSTHSGTLSIVRTRTFSHTAAIGGFALLTAVGAQIAIPTVPVPFTLQTVFVLLSGAVLGARRGAAAQLAYLAMGAAGLPVFAGFSGTFVHLLGPTGGYLLAFPLAAFATGFLFEKLRALPRFAAALVSMTAAMALVFAIGVSYLNLMYMHDWNAAFTAGFLHLQVWDAVKIVSAAGIASAARRSA, from the coding sequence ATGCAGTTCTTCTCGACACATTCCGGAACATTGAGTATCGTGCGCACGCGCACGTTTTCACACACCGCGGCTATCGGCGGCTTTGCGCTGCTGACGGCTGTCGGCGCACAGATTGCCATTCCGACTGTTCCCGTTCCCTTTACGCTGCAGACCGTGTTTGTGCTGCTCTCGGGCGCAGTGCTCGGCGCGCGGCGCGGTGCGGCCGCCCAGCTCGCCTACCTCGCGATGGGCGCGGCGGGCCTGCCGGTGTTTGCGGGCTTCAGCGGCACCTTCGTCCATCTGCTCGGACCGACAGGCGGCTACCTGCTCGCCTTCCCGCTCGCCGCCTTTGCGACCGGTTTCCTTTTTGAGAAACTCCGCGCGCTGCCGCGTTTTGCCGCTGCCCTCGTGTCGATGACAGCCGCCATGGCGCTCGTCTTCGCGATCGGTGTGTCGTATCTGAATCTGATGTATATGCACGACTGGAACGCCGCCTTTACCGCCGGCTTCCTGCATCTGCAGGTGTGGGACGCGGTGAAAATCGTGTCGGCTGCCGGTATCGCCTCGGCCGCGCGCCGCTCCGCGTAA
- a CDS encoding radical SAM protein codes for MSRLALNEIFFSIQGEGSRAGLPCLFVRLHGCGLRCSWCDTPYALEHGGSGSELVSIEEVLARVSSYGCSFVEVTGGEPLEQEACLPLLAALCDEGYTVAVETGGHVDIAQVDSRVVIIMDLKAPGSGMEKKNRLRNLDYIKPSDELKFVLADRADYEWARDLIRARRLDAITKHLLLAPVFNTLDPRTLAEWILADHLPVRLGLQLHKIIWPADMRGV; via the coding sequence ATGAGCAGACTCGCGCTCAACGAAATATTTTTCAGCATCCAGGGTGAGGGCAGCCGCGCAGGGCTGCCCTGCCTGTTTGTGCGCCTGCATGGCTGCGGACTGCGCTGCTCGTGGTGCGACACCCCGTACGCGCTCGAACATGGCGGCAGCGGGAGCGAACTCGTGTCCATCGAGGAGGTGCTCGCGCGTGTCTCCTCGTACGGCTGTTCCTTCGTGGAAGTGACCGGAGGCGAACCGCTCGAGCAGGAGGCCTGTCTGCCGCTGCTCGCGGCCCTCTGCGACGAGGGCTACACCGTGGCCGTGGAAACGGGCGGACATGTCGACATCGCACAGGTCGACAGCCGCGTGGTCATTATCATGGATCTCAAGGCGCCCGGCTCGGGCATGGAAAAGAAAAACCGCCTGCGGAATCTCGACTACATCAAACCTTCGGACGAACTCAAGTTTGTGCTCGCCGACCGTGCGGACTATGAATGGGCGCGCGACCTCATCCGTGCGCGGCGCCTCGATGCCATCACAAAACACCTGCTCCTCGCGCCCGTCTTCAACACACTCGATCCGCGTACGCTCGCCGAGTGGATACTCGCCGATCACCTCCCCGTGCGCCTCGGATTACAATTACACAAAATCATCTGGCCCGCGGATATGCGAGGAGTGTAG
- a CDS encoding DUF169 domain-containing protein, producing the protein MDKTLIHRFRMLWKGFFPNEELPIVFFHCDETCDAQPIKAIEGQHCVLDHIARVRAGQALYFVDDTASCNGARLYFGFGANLRPFHDTFPSCGMPGKISGERVVVSGSETAALNAAYPGLPQRRRYLICKPWSALRETDIPEVVVFFPQPDALSGLMTLVHGPGAAPDTVASLYCSGCSSLVYHPGRAVPEHGPQAFIGMLDMKARHYIEAGAVSFALPWHAFITMAERMEDNVLVSDVWKSVRTRMDRNSRLHSGD; encoded by the coding sequence ATGGACAAGACTCTGATTCACCGTTTCCGCATGCTCTGGAAGGGTTTCTTCCCGAATGAGGAATTGCCCATCGTGTTTTTCCACTGCGACGAGACCTGCGATGCGCAGCCGATCAAGGCGATCGAAGGCCAGCACTGCGTGCTCGATCACATCGCGCGCGTCCGCGCCGGACAGGCGCTGTACTTTGTCGACGACACGGCCTCGTGCAACGGCGCGCGCCTGTACTTCGGCTTCGGCGCCAACCTGCGCCCCTTCCACGACACCTTCCCCTCCTGCGGCATGCCGGGAAAAATCAGCGGCGAACGTGTGGTGGTGTCGGGATCGGAGACGGCCGCTCTGAATGCCGCCTACCCGGGTTTGCCGCAGCGGCGGCGCTACCTGATCTGCAAACCCTGGTCGGCGCTCCGCGAAACCGATATTCCGGAGGTGGTTGTCTTTTTCCCGCAGCCCGACGCATTGTCCGGTCTCATGACCCTGGTGCACGGACCCGGCGCCGCGCCGGACACGGTTGCCTCGCTCTACTGTTCCGGCTGCTCGTCGCTTGTGTATCATCCGGGACGCGCGGTGCCTGAGCACGGACCACAGGCCTTCATCGGCATGCTCGACATGAAGGCGCGTCATTACATCGAGGCCGGAGCCGTCTCCTTCGCCCTGCCCTGGCACGCCTTCATCACCATGGCCGAACGCATGGAAGATAACGTCCTTGTCTCCGACGTCTGGAAATCCGTCCGCACACGCATGGACCGCAACAGCAGATTACATTCAGGCGATTGA
- a CDS encoding Fic family protein, whose protein sequence is MESKTNSAGRAGRYVQQPTGYSAFVPEPLLPDPPVSLSGKLQGLLSEADRALGRLDGSVLTLPNPDLFVFMYVRKEAVLSSQIEGTQSSLQDLLAAEARLYDQTVPKDVDEVINYVASMNHGLARLVELPVSVRLIREIHARLLLGVRGGRLQPGDLRSSQNWIGPAGSTLNTATFVPPPAHMVPELLGQLERFLHKDDGSPPLLKIGLAHVQFETIHPFLDGNGRVGRLLITFLLTERGVLQKPVLYLSHYFRQHRAAYYDHLQAVRDRGDWEGWLAFFLRGVIDVATEATETARRILQLREVHRNDITIGLGRAAANGHRVLESLFDRPIVSVNEVQALTGTTYSAANSLVSKLETLGILSEMTGHSRNRRFRYAPYIALFSDPLTAAMV, encoded by the coding sequence ATGGAATCAAAGACGAACAGCGCGGGACGTGCAGGTCGCTACGTACAACAGCCGACCGGGTACAGCGCATTTGTGCCCGAACCGCTGCTGCCGGATCCTCCCGTTTCCCTCAGCGGAAAACTGCAGGGGCTGTTGTCGGAGGCGGATCGTGCGCTCGGCCGTTTGGATGGCTCGGTGCTCACACTGCCAAATCCGGACCTGTTTGTCTTTATGTATGTTCGGAAGGAGGCCGTCCTCTCCAGCCAGATAGAGGGGACCCAAAGTTCTCTGCAGGATCTTCTTGCAGCGGAGGCGAGGCTGTACGATCAGACCGTACCGAAAGATGTCGACGAGGTTATCAATTATGTCGCTTCGATGAATCATGGCTTGGCGCGGCTCGTTGAACTGCCCGTGTCTGTGCGGCTCATCCGCGAGATTCATGCACGGCTGCTGCTGGGCGTGCGCGGCGGGAGATTACAGCCGGGAGACCTGCGCTCGAGTCAGAACTGGATCGGTCCCGCGGGCAGCACGCTCAACACGGCAACGTTTGTACCACCACCCGCTCACATGGTGCCGGAGCTGCTTGGACAGTTGGAGCGATTCCTTCACAAGGATGATGGATCTCCACCGCTGCTAAAAATTGGACTTGCGCACGTGCAGTTCGAGACGATACACCCCTTCCTGGATGGAAACGGCCGTGTCGGCCGTCTGCTCATCACGTTTCTGCTCACCGAGCGCGGGGTGCTGCAAAAGCCGGTCTTGTATCTATCGCACTACTTCCGGCAGCACCGTGCGGCATATTACGATCACCTGCAGGCTGTGCGTGATCGAGGCGATTGGGAAGGGTGGCTCGCCTTCTTTCTCCGCGGTGTGATTGATGTAGCCACCGAAGCAACGGAGACTGCGAGGCGTATTCTCCAGTTACGTGAGGTCCATCGCAACGACATCACAATCGGGCTTGGCCGCGCGGCCGCAAACGGGCACAGGGTGCTCGAATCGTTATTCGACCGGCCCATCGTTTCCGTCAATGAAGTGCAGGCGCTGACGGGTACGACATACTCTGCGGCCAACAGTCTCGTATCAAAACTCGAGACGCTGGGAATCCTCTCCGAAATGACGGGTCACTCAAGGAACAGGCGTTTCCGTTACGCTCCCTACATCGCACTGTTCAGCGATCCGCTCACAGCCGCTATGGTGTGA
- a CDS encoding leucine--tRNA ligase, with translation MRYPFAEIESRWQQYWDEHNTFVVTEDYSKPKYYVLDMFPYPSGAGLHVGHPEGYTATDIIARYKRMRGFNVLHPMGWDAFGLPAEQYAIKEGIHPAITTQKNIENFRRQLKMIGFSYDWSREVNTTDPKYYKWSQWIFSQLYKKGLAYIAEVPVNWCPELGTVLANEEVPEQVEKGFTVVRKPMRQWMLRITAYAERLLRDLDDLDWPESLKEMQRNWIGRSEGAEVDFRIADSEGVIRVFTTRPDTLWGATYMVLAPEHPLVASIVTADQRPAVDAYIAEAARKSDLERTELTKDKTGVFTGAYAVNPMNGARIPVWVADYVLISYGTGAIMSVPAHDTRDWDFAKKYDLPIVEVVSGGNVQDAAYTDTEHGVAVNSDFINGLGYRDAFEKVTAWLESQGLGTRTVNYKLRDWLFSRQRYWGEPFPVLHLADGTHKLVPEALLPVTLPEVETYKPSGTGESPLALIEHWVHTTDPETGAPATRETNTMPQWAGSCWYYLRFMDPHNDGIFVDPEKEKYWGPVDLYVGGTEHAVLHLLYARFWHKVLYDLGHVHTVEPFMRLVNQGMILGEDGRKMSKSFGNVINPDDVIRDYGADTLRLFEMFMGPLEQVKPWNTKGVEGVHRFLNRVWRLYVADDAEATVARLDASIVDAEADVETLKLLHKSIKKVGEDIEGLRFNTAISQMMIFVNDMTKRDVRPRSVMETFTLLLAPFAPHLAEELWHLLGKTGSTADVSWPVYDPALTVDDEVEVILQVNGKLRDKILVPKGGSAADLEALARASDRVAAHLEGKTIVKVIAVPDRLVNIVVKG, from the coding sequence ATGCGTTATCCATTCGCCGAGATAGAATCCCGCTGGCAACAGTATTGGGATGAACACAACACCTTCGTTGTCACAGAGGATTATTCGAAACCGAAGTACTACGTGCTCGACATGTTCCCGTATCCATCAGGGGCGGGCCTGCATGTGGGTCATCCCGAAGGGTACACGGCGACGGACATCATCGCGCGCTACAAACGCATGCGCGGCTTCAACGTGCTGCATCCGATGGGTTGGGACGCCTTCGGCCTTCCGGCCGAACAGTATGCGATCAAGGAAGGGATACATCCCGCCATCACCACGCAGAAGAACATCGAGAACTTCCGCCGGCAGCTCAAGATGATCGGCTTCTCGTACGACTGGAGCCGCGAGGTCAACACCACCGATCCGAAGTACTACAAGTGGTCGCAGTGGATTTTCTCGCAGCTCTACAAAAAAGGACTCGCCTACATCGCCGAAGTACCCGTGAACTGGTGCCCGGAACTCGGCACCGTGCTCGCGAACGAGGAAGTGCCGGAACAGGTGGAGAAGGGCTTCACCGTCGTGCGCAAACCCATGCGGCAATGGATGCTGCGCATCACCGCCTACGCCGAACGCCTGCTGCGTGATCTCGACGACCTCGACTGGCCCGAGTCGCTCAAGGAAATGCAGCGCAACTGGATCGGCCGCAGCGAGGGCGCGGAGGTGGACTTCCGCATCGCCGACAGCGAGGGTGTGATCCGCGTCTTCACCACACGCCCCGACACGCTCTGGGGCGCCACCTACATGGTGCTTGCGCCCGAGCATCCGCTGGTCGCGTCCATCGTCACCGCGGATCAACGCCCGGCTGTGGATGCGTACATCGCCGAGGCCGCGCGCAAGAGTGATCTCGAACGTACGGAACTGACGAAGGACAAGACCGGCGTGTTCACCGGCGCCTATGCCGTGAATCCGATGAACGGCGCGCGCATCCCGGTGTGGGTGGCCGATTACGTGCTCATCAGCTACGGCACCGGCGCCATCATGTCGGTGCCCGCGCACGATACACGCGACTGGGACTTCGCGAAAAAATACGATCTGCCCATCGTCGAAGTCGTGTCCGGCGGCAATGTGCAGGACGCCGCCTACACAGATACGGAACACGGTGTCGCGGTGAACTCGGACTTTATCAACGGACTCGGCTATCGCGACGCGTTCGAGAAAGTGACGGCCTGGCTCGAATCGCAGGGGCTCGGTACACGCACGGTGAACTACAAACTGCGCGACTGGCTCTTCTCGCGGCAGCGCTACTGGGGCGAGCCGTTCCCGGTGCTGCACCTCGCGGACGGCACACACAAACTCGTGCCCGAGGCGCTGCTGCCTGTCACCCTGCCCGAAGTCGAAACCTACAAACCCAGCGGCACGGGCGAATCACCACTCGCGCTCATCGAACACTGGGTGCACACGACGGATCCCGAGACGGGCGCGCCCGCGACACGCGAGACCAACACGATGCCGCAGTGGGCGGGCTCGTGCTGGTATTACCTGCGCTTTATGGATCCGCACAACGACGGGATCTTTGTCGATCCGGAAAAGGAAAAGTACTGGGGACCGGTGGACCTCTACGTCGGCGGCACCGAACATGCGGTGCTGCATCTGCTCTACGCGCGCTTCTGGCACAAGGTGCTCTATGACCTCGGGCACGTACACACGGTGGAACCGTTCATGCGCCTCGTCAATCAGGGCATGATACTCGGGGAAGACGGGCGCAAGATGTCGAAGTCGTTCGGCAACGTGATCAATCCCGACGATGTGATCCGCGATTATGGCGCCGACACGCTGCGGCTCTTCGAAATGTTTATGGGTCCGCTCGAACAGGTCAAACCCTGGAACACCAAGGGTGTGGAGGGTGTGCACCGCTTCCTGAACCGCGTATGGCGCTTGTACGTGGCCGACGATGCCGAAGCCACGGTGGCGCGTCTCGACGCGAGCATCGTCGATGCCGAGGCGGATGTCGAGACGTTGAAGCTGCTGCACAAGTCCATCAAAAAAGTGGGTGAGGACATCGAGGGACTGCGCTTCAACACGGCGATTTCGCAGATGATGATTTTTGTGAACGACATGACGAAACGTGATGTGCGTCCGCGCTCAGTGATGGAAACGTTCACATTGCTGCTTGCGCCCTTTGCGCCGCATCTGGCCGAGGAACTCTGGCACCTGCTCGGCAAGACCGGCTCGACCGCCGACGTGTCCTGGCCCGTGTACGATCCGGCTCTCACCGTCGACGACGAAGTGGAGGTGATTCTGCAGGTGAACGGCAAACTTCGCGACAAGATCCTCGTCCCCAAGGGCGGCTCGGCCGCCGACCTCGAAGCCCTCGCCCGCGCCAGCGACCGCGTCGCCGCGCACCTCGAAGGCAAGACCATCGTGAAGGTGATTGCGGTGCCGGATCGGTTGGTGAATATCGTCGTGAAGGGGTAA
- a CDS encoding c-type cytochrome, with protein sequence MKAMVRASLLAVLTLLFSRCSEDNTSVPAPTDPAAYLSASASKGGILYDNFFSTEGGFNQSDPNLATFKTFSDFFRCKQCHAWDLLGTGGSYNNRAPKNNRPNVSSVNLFQIAKTKTAQELFDAMKRTTNRRAATADLSTYNPATFATLGDQMPDFSSILTDAQIWDLVKFMKAGATDVSLLYDATYTGTYPAGKATYSNLGKDGNAANGNTYYSANCAICHGVKGDTFLMENMTVGAFTRSKPNEVQHKVRFGQLGSVMVGKFDITLSQMKDLYKALADTVAFPK encoded by the coding sequence ATGAAAGCGATGGTCCGTGCCTCCCTGCTTGCCGTTCTCACACTTCTTTTTTCACGCTGCAGCGAGGATAACACAAGTGTTCCCGCCCCCACCGACCCCGCCGCGTACCTGAGTGCCAGCGCCTCGAAAGGCGGAATACTGTATGACAATTTTTTCAGCACCGAGGGTGGTTTTAATCAATCAGATCCGAACCTTGCCACGTTCAAGACCTTCAGCGATTTCTTCCGCTGCAAACAGTGCCACGCGTGGGATCTGCTTGGGACTGGAGGTTCGTACAACAACAGAGCGCCGAAAAACAACCGACCCAATGTCTCGAGCGTAAATCTTTTTCAAATCGCGAAGACAAAAACTGCACAGGAACTGTTTGACGCCATGAAAAGGACGACCAACAGACGTGCAGCGACGGCCGATCTGTCAACGTATAATCCCGCCACATTTGCGACGCTCGGTGATCAGATGCCGGATTTCAGCAGCATCCTCACTGATGCCCAGATTTGGGACCTGGTCAAGTTCATGAAGGCGGGCGCGACGGACGTCAGTCTGTTGTATGACGCCACGTATACAGGGACGTATCCCGCGGGGAAGGCGACGTACAGCAACCTGGGAAAAGACGGAAACGCTGCGAATGGAAACACGTATTACAGCGCCAATTGTGCGATCTGTCACGGTGTAAAGGGCGACACCTTCCTTATGGAAAACATGACGGTGGGTGCGTTTACCCGGTCAAAACCGAATGAAGTGCAGCATAAAGTGCGCTTCGGTCAGCTCGGATCCGTCATGGTCGGTAAATTCGATATCACGCTGAGCCAGATGAAGGATCTGTACAAAGCTCTTGCCGACACTGTCGCCTTCCCGAAGTAA
- a CDS encoding hydrogenase maturation nickel metallochaperone HypA yields the protein MHELSIAENIIDIIRQYVPEHELPLVRDVRLAIGAQSGIAPEALDFGYASLISETPLGGSALRIELVPYRLRCHGCEEEFVSNDGLVVCPYCAETRCDTLAGTDMRVVDITLAEDGS from the coding sequence ATGCATGAACTCTCCATCGCCGAGAACATCATCGACATCATCCGCCAGTACGTGCCGGAGCACGAGCTGCCGCTGGTGCGCGATGTGCGGCTGGCGATAGGCGCGCAGTCGGGCATAGCGCCGGAGGCGCTGGATTTCGGATACGCGTCTCTTATTTCAGAGACGCCGCTCGGCGGCTCGGCGCTGCGTATCGAACTGGTGCCGTACCGCCTGCGCTGCCACGGCTGCGAGGAGGAATTTGTCAGCAACGACGGACTCGTCGTCTGTCCGTACTGCGCGGAAACACGCTGCGACACGTTGGCCGGAACGGACATGCGCGTGGTGGATATCACGCTGGCGGAGGACGGATCCTGA
- a CDS encoding carbamoyltransferase HypF, with product MQRLRIVIFGAVQGVGFRPFVYRLATELALAGWVRNTSQGVVIEADGGDGPLRAFLTRLRTDLPPRAFIQSFENTWLDAAGYAGFDIRDSDTSGAPTALILPDIAPCPDCLAEMFDPADRRHLYPFTNCTNCGPRYTIIDALPYDRASTSMRGFTMCARCEAEYHDPANRRFHAQPNACPDCGPVLSLHDAEGRPLASAREALLHAADALRDGRIVAVKGVGGFHLMTDARNTEAVLRLRARKHREEKPLAVMFPSIESVRQWCDITTQEELLLTAPEAPIVLVATRTDIPHTARSVGKKLFVQDTAETSIAFPASLLPTPHSPLDAIAPNNPTLGAMLPSSPLHAILLRELDSPVIATSGNISDEPICIDNDEAVARLHGVADLFLVHNRPIRRHVDDSIARIIDGREMLLRRARGYAPLPVVVSGLTAQVLALGAHQKNTVALAMGGNVFVSQHIGDLSTLEAHTAFTRVRNDMLDLYGAHPEQVVCDLHPDYHSTHAADAGDLPVARIQHHAAHVAACKAENGLAGPVLGVAWDGTGLGIDDTIWGGEFLRMDDAGWSRLATLRGFPLPGGDAASREPRRAALGLLYAMSGEDAFTAPHLRDVFTPDETAMLRSMLLQERNTPQTHSAGRLFDAIASLLHLRQRCAFEGQAAMELEFLAAETEAAPYPFELRENKGAEDPIIGDGDTARPRWILDWEMMLRGILADLDTDRDRSAIAAAFHATLADMIVAVARAVALPRVLLSGGCFQNRLLSELTISRLRGAGFQPYWHQRIPPNDGCIALGQAVLGSAARVRIDLT from the coding sequence ATGCAGCGCCTCCGCATCGTGATCTTCGGCGCGGTGCAGGGCGTCGGCTTCCGCCCCTTTGTCTATCGGCTCGCGACGGAGCTGGCCCTCGCCGGCTGGGTGCGCAACACGTCGCAGGGCGTGGTGATCGAAGCCGATGGCGGCGATGGTCCGCTGCGCGCCTTCCTCACGCGTCTGCGCACGGATCTGCCGCCGCGCGCTTTCATCCAGAGCTTCGAAAACACCTGGCTCGACGCTGCGGGCTACGCCGGCTTCGACATCCGCGACAGTGACACGTCGGGCGCACCCACGGCGCTGATCCTGCCCGACATCGCCCCGTGTCCCGACTGCCTCGCGGAAATGTTCGATCCGGCGGACCGGCGGCACCTGTACCCCTTCACCAACTGCACGAACTGCGGTCCGCGCTACACCATCATCGACGCGCTGCCCTACGACCGCGCATCCACGTCGATGCGCGGATTCACGATGTGTGCGCGCTGCGAGGCCGAGTATCACGATCCGGCAAACAGGCGCTTCCATGCGCAGCCCAACGCGTGTCCCGACTGCGGACCGGTCCTCTCGCTGCACGACGCCGAGGGCCGTCCGCTCGCTTCGGCGCGCGAGGCGCTGCTCCACGCCGCGGACGCCCTGCGCGACGGCCGCATCGTGGCGGTGAAAGGTGTGGGTGGATTCCACCTCATGACCGATGCGCGCAACACCGAGGCTGTTCTGCGCCTGCGCGCCCGCAAACACCGCGAGGAGAAACCACTCGCGGTGATGTTCCCCTCCATCGAATCCGTCCGGCAGTGGTGTGATATCACCACGCAGGAGGAACTGCTCCTTACCGCCCCCGAAGCGCCGATTGTTCTCGTAGCGACGCGTACAGACATACCTCACACAGCGAGGAGTGTAGGGAAGAAACTATTCGTGCAAGATACCGCTGAGACGTCGATCGCGTTCCCCGCCTCTCTACTCCCTACTCCCCACTCCCCACTCGATGCGATAGCGCCGAACAATCCGACGCTCGGCGCCATGCTGCCCTCGTCGCCGTTGCACGCGATACTGCTGCGTGAGTTGGATTCTCCAGTGATCGCCACAAGCGGGAATATTTCGGACGAACCGATCTGCATCGACAACGACGAGGCCGTCGCGCGCCTGCACGGTGTAGCCGATCTGTTCCTCGTGCACAACAGGCCGATACGCAGGCATGTGGACGATTCGATCGCGCGCATCATCGACGGGCGCGAGATGCTGCTGCGGCGCGCGCGCGGCTATGCGCCGCTGCCTGTTGTGGTGTCCGGCCTGACCGCGCAGGTTCTGGCGCTCGGCGCGCATCAGAAAAACACGGTTGCGCTCGCCATGGGCGGCAACGTGTTCGTGAGCCAGCACATCGGCGATCTCTCCACTCTGGAAGCACACACGGCTTTTACACGTGTGCGGAACGACATGCTCGATCTGTACGGCGCGCACCCGGAACAGGTCGTCTGCGATCTGCATCCCGACTACCATTCCACACATGCGGCCGACGCCGGGGATCTACCCGTCGCGCGCATACAGCATCACGCGGCGCATGTGGCCGCGTGTAAAGCCGAGAACGGACTTGCGGGACCGGTGCTCGGTGTTGCGTGGGACGGGACGGGCCTGGGTATCGACGACACGATCTGGGGCGGCGAGTTCCTGCGAATGGACGACGCGGGCTGGAGCCGCCTCGCGACGTTGCGCGGTTTCCCCCTGCCGGGAGGTGACGCCGCGTCCCGTGAACCCCGCCGCGCCGCGCTGGGGCTGCTCTACGCGATGTCGGGCGAAGACGCCTTCACCGCGCCGCATTTGCGCGATGTTTTTACGCCGGACGAAACTGCGATGCTGCGTTCGATGCTGTTACAGGAGCGGAACACCCCGCAGACACACAGCGCCGGACGCCTCTTCGACGCCATCGCTTCGCTGCTGCATCTGCGGCAGCGCTGCGCCTTTGAAGGGCAGGCGGCCATGGAACTCGAGTTTCTCGCCGCGGAGACCGAGGCCGCGCCGTATCCGTTCGAACTGCGGGAAAACAAAGGAGCAGAGGATCCGATTATCGGTGATGGCGACACGGCACGGCCGCGCTGGATACTCGACTGGGAAATGATGCTGCGCGGCATACTCGCCGATCTCGACACGGACAGGGATAGATCCGCCATTGCGGCCGCGTTCCACGCGACACTTGCCGATATGATCGTTGCCGTGGCGCGTGCTGTGGCTCTGCCGCGCGTGCTGCTCAGCGGCGGGTGTTTTCAGAATCGTCTCCTCAGCGAACTGACCATCAGCCGCCTGCGCGGCGCCGGCTTCCAGCCCTATTGGCATCAGCGCATTCCGCCGAACGACGGCTGCATCGCGCTGGGGCAGGCAGTGCTTGGATCTGCTGCGCGTGTGAGAATCGATTTGACGTGA
- a CDS encoding HypC/HybG/HupF family hydrogenase formation chaperone has product MCLAIPGKILSIDTAAAPVMGAVDFAGIRKDVCLEWLPEARVGDYVIVHVGFALSIVDEEEARATLELLREMGEMPEESAGPPS; this is encoded by the coding sequence ATGTGCCTCGCGATACCAGGAAAAATTCTTTCGATCGACACAGCCGCCGCGCCGGTGATGGGGGCGGTGGATTTTGCCGGCATCCGCAAGGATGTGTGCCTCGAGTGGCTGCCCGAAGCGCGGGTGGGGGATTACGTGATCGTGCATGTGGGATTTGCACTGAGCATAGTGGACGAAGAAGAGGCCCGCGCCACACTCGAGCTGCTTCGCGAGATGGGCGAGATGCCGGAAGAGAGCGCGGGTCCGCCGTCGTGA